AAGCAAGTGTAATTGATATTGCAATGTCTGGGCACTCAGTTCTCTAATTTCTTTCAACCCGTAACGGAAACGAGTGAAACCGACCCCTGCTGCCGCCCGCGGTCGGTCATTGTGTAAAGGTTATCAGGTTATGGACAAACGGCTCTTCTGAAACTGTGACCAGCCTCTAGTCTGCAATTTTAAAAGAAGTTTTTTCCATGAAAGAACCATGAACTTGTTCAGGACTCGCATTGAAATAATATTCAGAGGTTCCCCAACTGTAACTAATAAACTCCTGAACCTACAGCTAAAACAGCAACGGCAGCAATCCTCTGCTCGACATGGATACCGGCAGGGACGGactgatggggatggggaggtaaCAATTCCGTGTCAGTGCAGTGGGAGGAATGTAAAGCACAGGGATTATATAGAGAAGAGTAACCGGATATTCCAGCCGTACTTTAGCACTTGTAAAAGCCACCAAACATAAAATGTGCGCTATTTACTGTCTAAATTTTAGTACAACTCTCTCAGTGAAATCGTGAGTGGCTCATAAAAGAGCCGTTGTGTTTTCGATCATCTCACTGGGGAGCTTCACTTGGAGCTGGTGTACTTGGTCACCGCCTTTGTCCCTTCGGACACGGCGTGCTTGGCCAGCTCCCCGGGCAGCAGCAGGCGCACGGCGGTCTGGATCTCCCGGGAGCTGATGGTTGACCGCTTGTTGTAATGGGCCAGGCGGGAAGCCTCGCCCGCGATGCGCTCGAAAATATCGTTGACGAATGAATTCATGATGCTCATGGCCTTGGAGGAGATGCCGGTGTCGGGGTGAACCTGCTTCATCACTTTGTAGATGTAAATGGCGTAAGTCTCCTTCCTCGACCTCTTGCGCTTCTTGCCAGACTTGCTCGCTGGTTTGGACAAAGCTTTCTTGGCGCCCTTCTTGGGAGCGGGTTTCGCTGGATCCGGCATTTCCTGGTCGGTTTCAAACACGATAATGAGCAGAAGCTGTTCGGAGCGCGGATTAAATAGGCAGCGCCCAAAGCGGGATGTTAATGAGGATGGGAATTCTGAG
The DNA window shown above is from Mobula hypostoma chromosome 30, sMobHyp1.1, whole genome shotgun sequence and carries:
- the LOC134339667 gene encoding histone H2B-like → MPDPAKPAPKKGAKKALSKPASKSGKKRKRSRKETYAIYIYKVMKQVHPDTGISSKAMSIMNSFVNDIFERIAGEASRLAHYNKRSTISSREIQTAVRLLLPGELAKHAVSEGTKAVTKYTSSK